CGCTAAAAACGCAGATTAAAAAACTTGCAAAAACGACATGTACAGCAGCGTCCATTACAAAATTTCCACATATAGTCCCAACTATCGTTCCTATCCCAAGTCCGCCTAAAACACCTTCTAAAGTCTTGTTGGGTGAGCTTGGGCTAAATGGGTGTTTGCCAAAAAATTTACCCACAAAATATGCCCCACTATCGCAAGCTACGACTGATAGTATAAGCCAAGCAAGATACTCAATGCCGTACTCTGAATAAAGCATCCAAATAAGAAAAATAGGCGTGGCTGGGTACAAAAATGGTAGCACGGCCTTTATATTATCACTTTTTATGTGCGCAAGTACTGAAACTACGATTATAACAGCTAAAAGAGCGATATATATAGGGTTTGTAAGTAAAGTTAGTGTATAAAAAGCGATCACGATAAAAACAAGGCTTTTTTGATCGATATTATAAAGCTTTAAGGCTTCAAGAAATGCCACGGCAAGGACTATGCCAAGGATTATAAAATTTAAAAAATAGCTATTTATATAAAAGATCGCTAGTATTACAGCAAGCATTGTAAGACCAGTTATCAGACGAGTTTTCATAAATTTTCCTTAATTTTTTGTTGATTTTATCAAAAATTTGCTTATATTTTTATATCGATATGAGTTGGTTCACCATCCTCATCATAAAAAATTTCTTGAATTTGTTCGCTTTTGGCTTCTGGGCTATTGTTGCTGGCTTCGTTTTCATTTTGCATAGCGGCTTGCTCTTGATCGCTTTTTGATTTTTCATGTTCATTTTCTGGGTCGATCTTGTAAGTTTCTTCTGTTGGTCTAATCTCTGTTATCTCGTTATTGTCATCAGCTGCTACTTGCATGGCAAGGGCATTTTGCATGTCAAATCTGGCTTGCTGGCTTGCATTTACAGATGAGACGACGGGAGCATTTTGGTTTATAAAATTTGCATTGCCTATAGGTGTTACCGACATATTATCCCCTTTTATTTTATGACTATTATCGTCTGAAAATCGATATAATTTACATTTGCACCGTGTAAAATTTTCACATTTTGTCGCTTTGTATAATCAACTTCATACCTTCCAGCTCCACTCACGCTAAAATTTACACAAATTTTAGCAGCAAAATTTAAAATCTCATCACTTGGATTTAGCTTGTTTGTTTTTATGATGACATGCGCGCTTGCAATATCTTTCATATGCATCCAGACATCGTTTTTTCGGCTATTTTTAAGAAGCTCTATATTGCCTTTTTCATTTTTTCCTATCGAAATTTTATACTCATTTATATAAAAATTTTGGATATTTTCACTATCGTTATTTTGATTTTTTGATAAATTTGATCTTTTTGGATATAAAATTTCAAGCTCAGAAACTGATGTTGCGTTTTGTAACATCTGCTTTAAATTTGTGTAAAAGTGTAACTTTTCACTTAAATTTTCATGCTCTAAGACTACGCCACTTGCTTTTTGTGCAAGGCGTTTTGCTTTATTAAAGTATGTATTTGCAGATATTTTTGGTGTGCTATCAAGGTTAAATGAAATTTCTTTGCTATCAAAATCTTTTAGCTTAAAGCTTCTTTGATGGTCGCTTAGGTTGGCTAAATTTGCTAGTAAAACTATTCCTTGGAGGCGTAAAATTTCACTTTGTTGGCTTAGTTCGTGTTCGTTTTCAAGGTTATTTAAATTTGCTTTCAGCGCTTCTATTTTTTTATCAATCTGTCCTAGTTTTATGGCTTTTAAATTCGTTAAAAAGCTGCTATTTAGCCTATCAAACTCAGATTTTAAAAAAGTGTGAAAGTCTGTTATGGGGGCAGTTTGTCTCTCTTTTATCTGGATAGGCTCAAGCATCTTTAAAGGCTTATTTGGTTTTATCGTTCTAAAGTCATTTTCTATATGCCTAATCGCGTCGATAATAACGCCGTTTTCATCTGTTATGATGGCATTTGTAAAACACCCAGTAAATTCTAGATAAAACTCACTTTTTATACTTTTGTATGAGCCATCAAGTGAGGTTGAAATTTGTAAAATTCTATTGTTTTCTAGGCATTTTATGCAGGTGATTTTAGCCCCTTTTAGGCGTTTTTTGAGTGCATTATCAAACGGGGCATTATAGTTTTTTATAGTACTAAAATTATCATTTATATAGATTGCAGAGTCTGATTTTGAAAGATCAAAAAATATATTTTTGCCATCAAAATTTATAAGAATTTGCATGTTAGCACTTCTTTTTATATCATTTATTTTTTTGAAATTTGCAAGAAAATCGGCAATTTGTCTTAGGTGCGCGTATTTCATTTTTACCCTTATTTTTTGCGTTATTATACAAAAAAATCTTTATCCTGATAAAAATTCAGATTTTTTTGATAAAATTAAATGAAAAATAAAAGGTAAAAAATGAAACAAACTATAACCGAAAAAATTTTCTCAGCTCATGCTGGCGAAATGGCATTTGCAGGGCAAATCGTGCAAAGTCCCATAGATATGGTAATTGGCAATGACATAACTACACCGATTTCTATAAAGCAGTTTGAAAGAAGCGGAGCAAAAGCACTTGCTAATCCAGATGGCTTTGCTATCGTGATGGATCACTATATCCCAGCAAAAGACATTGCAAGTGCAAATCAGGCTAAAATTTCACGCGATTTTGCTTACAAGCATGATTTAAAGTATTTTTTTGACGAAAAAGATATGGGCATTGAGCACGCACTACTTCCAGAAAAAGGGCTTGTGGTGCCTGGTGATGTTATCATCGGAGCAGATAGTCACACCTGTACTCACGGTGCACTTGGGGCATTTGCAACTGGCATGGGTTCAACCGACTTAGCTTACGCGATGATAACTGGCAAAAACTGGTTTAAAGTGCCTGAGAGCATAAAAGTTGTATTTACTGGCAAAATGTCACAGCATCTATATGGCAAGGACTTAATCCTAGAGATAATCCGCCAAATCGGCGTTGATGGTGCATTATATAAAGCGTTAGAATTTACCGGAGATACGATAGCACAGCTTGATATGGATAGCCGTTTTAGCTTGTGTAATATGGCAATAGAAGCTGGTGCAAAAAACGGTATAGTGGCATATGATGAGATAACGAAAGAATTTTTAAGTGATAAAAACTTACGCTCAAAACCAATCATTCACTATTCAGACGAAGGTGCAAAATATGAGCGTGTGATCGAGATAGATGTTAGCAAACTTGATCCAGTTGTGGCATATCCATTTTTACCAAGTAATGGCAAAAGTGTCCGCGAAGCAGTTAAAGATGATTTGAGTATAGATCAGGTATTTATAGGCTCTTGTACAAATGGCAGACTTAGCGATCTTCGTATAGCAGCAGATATATTAAAAGGAAAAAGGGTTTCTAAAAAAACACGCCTTATCATCACTCCAGCCACGCAAAAAATCGCACTTCAGGCTCAAAAAGAGGGACTAATGGATATATTTGTTGAGGCTGGTGCAGTCGTTAGTAACCCAACTTGCGGTGCGTGTCTTGGCGGATACATGGGCATTTTGGCTGATGGCGAAAGATGTGTAGCCACTACAAATAGAAATTTTGTAGGAAGAATGGGTGCTAGAACAAGCGAAATTTATCTAGCAAACTCAGCCGTTGCAGCCGCTTCAGCCATAGCTGGTAAGATAGCTGATCCAAGGGAAATTTAGTAAAATATGCAAAAGTTTAATGTATGCGTCATCTTAGCGGGTGGTAAAAGCTCAAGAATGGGGCAAGATAAAACACTCTTGCCTTTTGGTAGTGAGCCTAGTATGACGCACTTTTTGGCTAAAAAGATGGGGCAGGTTTTTAAAGAAATTTATATAAGTTCAAAGTCTCAAAAATTTAACCCTCCACTTAAAATTTTGGTTGATGATAGCGATGATTTTTCGCCTATGCTAGCACTTGCTTGTATATTAGAAAAATTTGATGACAGTGTTTTTATTATGCCTGCAGATATGCCTTTTGTTAGTGTTGAGTGTGTAAATGAGTTGGCAAAATTTAAAGATGAGTTTGATGTGGTTGTGGCAAGAGACACTGAGCATAGGCATAGTCTTTGTGGGTTTTTTAACCCAAAAATCGCCAGTCAAGCAAGAGAGCTGTATGAAAAAGGTGAGCATAAAATAGGACTTTTGCTTAGCGCAAATAGCTTAAAAGAGGTATATTTTAATGATGGCAGTCAGTTTGCAAATGTTAATAACCCAGATGAATACGAAAGGGCTTTAAATGCGTTATAGTTTGATATTTTTTTGTTTTTGTGCGTTATTTGCTAAGAGCGCGAGTGAGCTTTATGATGAGGCCTTAAGTTATGAAAAAGCTGGTGATATACCGCAGGCTATGAGACTTTATAAGATGGCGTATGAAGCTAGGGCAAATGGCGATCTGTCGGATAGTTTTACTAAAAGTAGTAGTCAGGAATTTCTTCATCAAGATAGTGAGCCAGGCTCTGATGATGATGTTGCAAAACATGTTTTTAATAGTGTTGCCGAGCCAAAAAAACAAGGCGAAACAGGCTATCTTAATATCACTCTTGCTGAGCCAAACTACCTGTTGCCAGCCACTTATGCTTCAAAAGTGCCAGATAGTCGCAGCAAATTTGAGACAAAATTTCATATAAGCTTGCAAAAGCCAGTGCTTTATGATCTATTTGGTTTTAAAGAGAGTGTTGGGATCGCGTATTCGCAAACATCTTGGTGGCAAACATCGCGTGACTCAACGCCATTTCGAGAGAGTAACTACCGCCCAGAGCTTTATGCTAGTGTCCCGTTTGAGAATTTTGGGATATTTAGGGGTGTGAGAGTTGGTCTTTTGCATGAGTCAAACGGACAGGGAAGTGAGCGTTCAAGAAGCTGGAATAGGGCGTATATGAGTGCTGACTTTGTAGCTGGGCGACTTAGCATGACTCCTAGAGCTTGGATGACTGTTGGTGATATTAGTGATAATGAAAATATAAGAAAAAATATCGGTGTT
This portion of the Campylobacter suis genome encodes:
- a CDS encoding phosphatidate cytidylyltransferase, encoding MKTRLITGLTMLAVILAIFYINSYFLNFIILGIVLAVAFLEALKLYNIDQKSLVFIVIAFYTLTLLTNPIYIALLAVIIVVSVLAHIKSDNIKAVLPFLYPATPIFLIWMLYSEYGIEYLAWLILSVVACDSGAYFVGKFFGKHPFSPSSPNKTLEGVLGGLGIGTIVGTICGNFVMDAAVHVVFASFLICVFSVWGDLFESYLKRLVGAKDSGSLFPGHGGMLDRIDGYLFGVVALLWSLSW
- a CDS encoding NFACT RNA binding domain-containing protein → MKYAHLRQIADFLANFKKINDIKRSANMQILINFDGKNIFFDLSKSDSAIYINDNFSTIKNYNAPFDNALKKRLKGAKITCIKCLENNRILQISTSLDGSYKSIKSEFYLEFTGCFTNAIITDENGVIIDAIRHIENDFRTIKPNKPLKMLEPIQIKERQTAPITDFHTFLKSEFDRLNSSFLTNLKAIKLGQIDKKIEALKANLNNLENEHELSQQSEILRLQGIVLLANLANLSDHQRSFKLKDFDSKEISFNLDSTPKISANTYFNKAKRLAQKASGVVLEHENLSEKLHFYTNLKQMLQNATSVSELEILYPKRSNLSKNQNNDSENIQNFYINEYKISIGKNEKGNIELLKNSRKNDVWMHMKDIASAHVIIKTNKLNPSDEILNFAAKICVNFSVSGAGRYEVDYTKRQNVKILHGANVNYIDFQTIIVIK
- the leuC gene encoding 3-isopropylmalate dehydratase large subunit, translated to MKQTITEKIFSAHAGEMAFAGQIVQSPIDMVIGNDITTPISIKQFERSGAKALANPDGFAIVMDHYIPAKDIASANQAKISRDFAYKHDLKYFFDEKDMGIEHALLPEKGLVVPGDVIIGADSHTCTHGALGAFATGMGSTDLAYAMITGKNWFKVPESIKVVFTGKMSQHLYGKDLILEIIRQIGVDGALYKALEFTGDTIAQLDMDSRFSLCNMAIEAGAKNGIVAYDEITKEFLSDKNLRSKPIIHYSDEGAKYERVIEIDVSKLDPVVAYPFLPSNGKSVREAVKDDLSIDQVFIGSCTNGRLSDLRIAADILKGKRVSKKTRLIITPATQKIALQAQKEGLMDIFVEAGAVVSNPTCGACLGGYMGILADGERCVATTNRNFVGRMGARTSEIYLANSAVAAASAIAGKIADPREI
- the mobA gene encoding molybdenum cofactor guanylyltransferase, with the translated sequence MQKFNVCVILAGGKSSRMGQDKTLLPFGSEPSMTHFLAKKMGQVFKEIYISSKSQKFNPPLKILVDDSDDFSPMLALACILEKFDDSVFIMPADMPFVSVECVNELAKFKDEFDVVVARDTEHRHSLCGFFNPKIASQARELYEKGEHKIGLLLSANSLKEVYFNDGSQFANVNNPDEYERALNAL
- a CDS encoding phospholipase A codes for the protein MRYSLIFFCFCALFAKSASELYDEALSYEKAGDIPQAMRLYKMAYEARANGDLSDSFTKSSSQEFLHQDSEPGSDDDVAKHVFNSVAEPKKQGETGYLNITLAEPNYLLPATYASKVPDSRSKFETKFHISLQKPVLYDLFGFKESVGIAYSQTSWWQTSRDSTPFRESNYRPELYASVPFENFGIFRGVRVGLLHESNGQGSERSRSWNRAYMSADFVAGRLSMTPRAWMTVGDISDNENIRKNIGVADLKVKYTIGGHHLNLMLRNNFRLDSTNRGAAEFGWFFPLFSSGLYGYLQYFNGYGENLMDYDRHMNKIGIGFAILK